One genomic region from Leptolyngbyaceae cyanobacterium JSC-12 encodes:
- a CDS encoding Gram-negative bacterial tonB protein (IMG reference gene:2510098002~PFAM: Gram-negative bacterial tonB protein) has protein sequence MSNFPPLKNVPPVLQNQTAETLWKTLRQPFSLAVLASLGVHTLLWFGLPLLPSSSAKQPEQRTLNVVELSPLEQAARLPQTLPNDPFNPSPKLNSSKPSNSTPSNVPMVPLDPTLVDPNTYYQVPGISSTDSTVGSTSTTDDNRSQQEKTNKARIDSKKNDAQTKKTDLPSRADHTQAEDKSSEADKLNSPDGKGYSKGREDQDKLAALQKLFAYNAAGTSSQEIDDSMKAAGDKIAEKFNVRDWKKRIAVRAVYPKEACQFQHEGKPIQGTTGLVVVYQPDGTLADTVWMLKSSGFKGLDDAARQFVEKRWGEIAKQNNLEPDKKNNQAFPLEIKFEPTEEECAGATKPVS, from the coding sequence ATGTCAAATTTTCCGCCGCTCAAAAACGTGCCACCTGTTCTGCAAAATCAAACGGCTGAAACTCTCTGGAAAACATTACGCCAACCCTTTTCGCTAGCGGTTTTGGCTTCGCTGGGGGTTCACACGTTGCTGTGGTTTGGCTTGCCGTTACTACCCTCATCCAGTGCCAAACAGCCAGAACAGCGCACCTTAAACGTGGTGGAACTCAGCCCGCTGGAACAGGCAGCCCGTTTACCTCAAACATTACCTAACGATCCTTTTAACCCATCACCTAAACTCAACTCTTCCAAGCCATCGAACTCCACCCCTTCCAACGTTCCGATGGTTCCTCTCGACCCCACCCTGGTTGACCCCAACACCTACTATCAAGTTCCAGGAATCTCCAGCACAGACTCTACCGTTGGCAGCACGAGCACCACTGACGACAACCGCTCTCAGCAAGAAAAAACAAATAAAGCCCGCATTGACTCGAAGAAAAACGACGCTCAAACAAAGAAAACAGACTTGCCGAGCAGGGCTGACCACACTCAAGCTGAAGACAAATCCAGCGAAGCAGACAAACTCAACTCTCCAGATGGCAAAGGCTACAGCAAAGGCCGCGAGGATCAGGACAAACTAGCGGCTTTGCAAAAACTGTTTGCTTACAACGCAGCGGGTACCTCTAGCCAGGAGATTGATGACAGCATGAAAGCTGCTGGAGACAAAATTGCGGAAAAATTCAATGTCCGGGATTGGAAAAAACGGATCGCGGTTCGTGCTGTTTATCCCAAAGAAGCCTGTCAGTTTCAGCATGAAGGCAAACCCATACAGGGAACTACAGGTCTTGTTGTAGTGTATCAACCAGATGGCACCCTGGCTGACACGGTATGGATGCTGAAATCATCAGGCTTCAAAGGATTAGATGATGCCGCCCGGCAATTTGTTGAAAAACGATGGGGTGAAATCGCTAAACAAAATAATCTGGAACCCGATAAGAAAAACAATCAGGCATTTCCGTTGGAAATTAAGTTTGAGCCAACTGAGGAAGAGTGTGCAGGGGCTACGAAGCCAGTTTCGTGA
- a CDS encoding PGAP1-like protein (IMG reference gene:2510098004) — MTLPSVILPGYLAGAIEYRALEQTLNQLGIPTTIVPIRWQDWIPTIGGRSVTPIIRKIDATVQQIRQETGATKINLIGHSAGGWLARIYLGEKPYCIHAVDSENCAWHARPFIQTLITLGTPHTSLERWTRKNLDFVNQTYPGAFYLSDVKYVCAAGKAIFGKRQPGSWLAYSSYKMTCGRGDTWGDGITPIESAHLAGAENLIIEGATHAPKANRLWYGSPGLLEQWVGYLK, encoded by the coding sequence ATGACGTTACCCTCCGTCATTCTTCCAGGTTACCTTGCAGGCGCGATCGAGTATCGCGCTCTAGAACAAACCCTAAACCAACTTGGAATTCCCACCACCATCGTCCCCATCCGTTGGCAAGATTGGATTCCTACAATTGGCGGGCGCTCTGTGACTCCGATCATTCGCAAAATTGATGCAACAGTTCAGCAAATTCGGCAAGAAACAGGCGCGACCAAGATTAATTTAATTGGTCATTCTGCAGGTGGCTGGCTGGCACGCATCTACCTAGGAGAAAAGCCCTACTGCATCCATGCGGTTGATTCCGAAAACTGTGCATGGCACGCCCGCCCCTTCATTCAAACTCTCATCACTTTGGGAACTCCCCACACCAGCCTGGAACGCTGGACTCGCAAAAACCTGGATTTTGTCAACCAGACCTACCCCGGTGCGTTTTACCTGAGTGATGTGAAATATGTGTGTGCAGCGGGTAAAGCGATTTTTGGCAAACGTCAACCCGGAAGTTGGCTAGCATACAGCAGCTACAAAATGACCTGCGGACGAGGCGACACCTGGGGCGATGGCATTACCCCGATTGAGTCTGCTCATTTAGCCGGAGCCGAGAATTTAATTATCGAAGGAGCCACCCACGCCCCCAAAGCAAACCGCCTCTGGTATGGCTCACCGGGACTGCTGGAACAATGGGTAGGTTATCTGAAGTAA
- a CDS encoding hypothetical protein (IMG reference gene:2510098005) — MCNLAEASQNAYLVLIFYHYPCLKRSDQSYIYSRCIAKNSSSKKAGMIEAAKSDVFRVTIFVSLPHESNDVLEPNIRTLMNVVVF, encoded by the coding sequence ATGTGTAACTTGGCGGAGGCGAGTCAGAACGCCTATCTGGTATTGATTTTCTACCATTATCCTTGTCTTAAGCGTTCTGACCAAAGCTATATTTATTCCAGGTGCATCGCTAAAAATTCTTCTAGTAAGAAGGCAGGAATGATAGAGGCAGCAAAGTCAGATGTATTTCGAGTCACAATTTTTGTGTCCTTACCTCATGAATCAAATGATGTGCTTGAACCAAACATAAGAACACTGATGAATGTGGTTGTTTTTTAG